In a genomic window of Drosophila takahashii strain IR98-3 E-12201 chromosome 3L, DtakHiC1v2, whole genome shotgun sequence:
- the ppk26 gene encoding pickpocket protein 28 codes for MSTDSTQPHTPSHEVAVRPPPSAANQWKRAALMARMAPAFRETVSDDSEDEVDTKKQIKYGSGFQAAKAIIHEYCDYTTIHGIRYLGEKKRPWLERLFWISVLVLSVFTCVKLTLNIWDKWNNNPVIVSFAEKSTPVWEIPFPAVTVCPETKTRRAIFNFTDSYHQVRDFGNNVSGISDLTDKQKGLYGAVSQVCEPHLHDVTLGNKTRRGMEIIDALTEVSPHFDDTYLNCKWRNTPIKCNEIFHKFVTEDGVCFSFNSLSPAEIFRAEGIIPDFIFREENRLSMDWNVEDGYSASADTSPYPNRVLGPGARAGLYLFMGGAEIDFDDMCRGPVQGFKILLHTPGDVAQVSKQYFRIPFDQEVLISIRPKIITTSDGLKHYEPNRRQCYFQKERELRYFNIYSQSNCELECLANFTLTKCGCVKFSMPRNVNMPVCGDASLKCYNQAEDELLLREFTQGLVNAGENTRGETECNCLPSCTSIAYEAEISQADFDYKTVINTDTPEGKAEQEKRKGMKMSRVSIFFKEAQFLTSRRSELYGTTDFLANCGGLLGLFMGVSMLSIVELIYFCTVRLISNLRMRRKTRKELLKAVNKDA; via the exons ATGTCGACGGACAGCACACAACCCCATACGCCCAGTCACGAGGTGGCGGTCCGTCCGCCGCCCTCGGCCGCCAACCAGTGGAAGCGGGCCGCTTTGATGGCCCGCATGGCGCCGGCATTCCGGGAAACCGTATCCGATGACAGCGAGGACGAGGTGGACACCAAGAAGCAGATCAAATACGGCAGCGGCTTCCAGGCGGCCAAGGCCATCATACACGAGTACTGCGACTACACGACCATCCATGGCATCCGGTATCTGGGCGAGAAGAAGCGACCCTGGCTGGAGCGCCTCTTCTGGATCAGTGTACTCGTGCTATCCGTTTTCACCTGCGTCAAGCTGACCCTGAATATCTGGGACAAGTGGAACAACAATCCGGTGATTGTCAGTTTCGCCGAGAAGTCGACGCCCGTGTGGGAGATTCCCTTTCCCGCCGTCACAGTTTGTCCAGAGACCAAAACACGACGTGCGATATTCAACTTTACGGATTCGTATCATCAAGTGCGGGATTTCGGCAATAATGTCAGTGGCATTTCGGACCTTACCGATAAGCA AAAGGGACTTTATGGCGCTGTATCGCAGGTTTGCGAACCCCACTTGCATGATGTAACGCTGGGTAATAAAACCAGGAGGGGCATGGAGATCATCGACGCCCTGACTGAGGTGTCGCCCCATTTCGATGACACCTATCTGAATTGCAAGTGGCGAAATACACCTATTAAGTGCAATGAGATATTTCACAAATTCGTGACGGAGGATGGCGTCTGCTTCAGTTTTAATTCTCTCAGTCCGGCTGAGATCTTTAGGGCAGAGGG CATTATACCCGACTTTATATTCCGTGAGGAGAACCGCCTGTCCATGGACTGGAATGTGGAGGACGGTTATAGCGCCAGTGCGGATACTTCACCGTATCCAAATCGAGTTCTGGGTCCCGGAGCTCGAGCTGGTCTTTATCTATTTATGGGTGGAGCGGAAATCGATTTCGACGACATGTGCCGTGGTCCCGTTCAGGGTTTCAAG ATTCTACTACACACCCCTGGAGATGTGGCCCAGGTGTCCAAGCAGTACTTCCGCATTCCCTTCGACCAGGAAGTGCTCATCTCCATTCGCCCCAAAATCATTACCACCTCGGATGGTCTGAAGCACTACGAGCCCAATCGAAGGCAGTGTTATTTCCAAAAGGAAAGGGAACTGCGTTACTTTAACATCTACTCGCAGAGTAATTGCGAATTGGAGTGCCTGGCTAACTTCACCTTGACCAAATGTGGTTGTGTTAAGTTCTCTATGCCAC GTAATGTTAATATGCCTGTTTGTGGTGATGCCAGCTTAAAGTGCTATAACCAAGCGGAGGACGAGCTGCTGCTCAGGGAATTCACCCAGGGTTTGGTTAACGCTGGGGAGAACACTCGGGGCGAAACTGAGTGCAACTGCCTGCCGTCTTGCACTTCGATCGCCTACGAGGCTGAGATTTCGCAGGCTGACTTCGATTACAAGACGGTGATCAATACTGATACGCCGGAGGGAAAAGCGGAACAGGAAAAGAGAAAGGG CATGAAAATGTCCCGAGTGTCGATCTTCTTCAAGGAGGCGCAGTTCTTGACCTCTCGGCGCTCAGAGCTCTATGGTACCACCGACTTTCTTGCCAATTGTGGCGGTCTACTTGGCCTCTTCATGGGCGTTTCCATGCTGAGCATTGTGGAGCTGATCTACTTCTGTACGGTGCGTCTTATTTCCAACTTAAGGATGCGCCGCAAAACCCGCAAGGAACTGCTGAAGGCGGTCAACAAGGACGCCTAA